The following coding sequences are from one Diadema setosum chromosome 9, eeDiaSeto1, whole genome shotgun sequence window:
- the LOC140233041 gene encoding uncharacterized protein — MPRSVLRKKGQKKRRGFSGIPSYVKKKDAEKREEEPAQLAQTPPSARKVHLPDTSPTHRDRCQSLDGYTLLESEQLCSAFAAMHTCPDGEPGDIVLTHDESQRAGLALVITVSCGRCEKTTTFHSSPTCDGKVSDINRRSVLGAAEVGLGREGLTTLTTILGTSAPISARAFDEHMTRLKDGTTMACEEQQSEAVQELREAIMEEDPTLTEDSVIDVSVSFDGTWHKRGYTSNVGVGVVISIDTGKVLDSVVKCKYCKECSRREGVDRDSVEYKEWWEGHKDSCTLNHKGSSNSMECEAAGILWGRSISKHKLRYRYMIGDGDSKAYNMVKDTYGEGHKVMKLECIGHIGKRMYKALDNIRKEHSGKKLEDGVAVGRKASRLTGGENGTVGRLSKYYRNAIYDNRDPGAIHSVEGREKGVEKMQKAVMAVLYHSVKQDDDSARHQYCPDGDQSWCEYKRNGSMEDKAHHLDGVFLNLLLPTFKRLSAEDLLLKCLPGHTQNQNESFNALIWQRCPKHQWRGPRAVQIAVNLASLAFNCGARESRYRVFDKLNLKVSTHVISSALAKDRKRVQRAEYEAGVVAKKKREALRKHRARVEEEHLEREGETYGAGAF, encoded by the exons ATGCCGCGTTCCGTGCTGAGGAAAAAGGGTCAGAAGAAGAGGAGGGGGTTTTCTGGGATCCCTTCCTATGTGAAGAAGAAGGATGCAGAGAAGAGGGAGGAGGAACCAGCCCAGCTTGCTCAGACTCCTCCATCAGCTAGAAAAGTCCACTTGCCTGACACTAGTCCCACTCATAGGGATCGGTGTCAGTCATTGGACGGTTACACCTTGCTTGAGTCTGAGCAGCTGTGTTCTGCATTTGCGGCAATGCACACCTGCCCCGACGGAGAACCTG GTGACATAGTCCTGACCCATGATGAGTCGCAGCGTGCTGGTCTGGCCCTTGTCATCACAGTATCATGTGGGAGATGTGAGAAGACAACAACTTTTCACTCATCTCCCACCTGTGATGGCAAGGTGTCAGACATCAACAGGAGGTCCGTGCTAGGGGCAGCAGAAGTGGGACTTGGGAGGGAGGGGCTGACGACGCTCACCACAATCCTTGGAACGTCAGCCCCAATCTCTGCAAGGGCTTTTGATGAGCACATGACTCGCTTGAAAGATGGAACCACAATG GCATGTGAGGAGCAGCAGAGCGAGGCCGTGCAGGAACTGCGGGAGGCCATAATGGAGGAGGATCCCACCTTGACGGAAGACTCGGTTATTGATGTCAGTGTTTCTTTTGATGGGACGTGGCACAAGAGGGGATACACATCTAATGTAGGGGTGGGGGTGGTGATTAGCATAGATACGGGGAAGGTCTTAGATAGTGTGGTAAAGTGTAAATATTGTAAGGAATGTTCAAGGCgggagggtgtagatagggatAGCGTAGAATACAAAGAATGGTGGGAGGGACACAAGGATAGTTGTACATTAAATCACAAGGGATCAAGTAATAGCATGGAGTGTGAAGCAGCAGGGATATTATGGGGTAGGTCAATTTCCAAACATAAACTTAGGTACAGGTACATGATAGGGGATGGGGACAGTAAGGCATATAACATGGTCAAGGACACATATGGGGAGGGACACAAGGTAATGAAATTAGAATGTATCGGGCACATAGGGAAGAGGATGTATAAGGCGTTAGATAATATTAGGAAGGAACACAGTGGTAAGAAATTAGAGGATGGGGTGGCAGTTGGGAGGAAAGCAAGCAGGCTAACGGGGGGTGAGAATGGGACTGTAGGTAGACTTAGTAAGTATTATAGGAATGCAATATATGATAACAGGGACCCAGGGGCAATACATAGTGTAGAAGGGAGGGAAAAGGGGGTAGAAAAAATGCAGAAGGCAGTAATGGCTGTACTGTATCATTCTGTCAAACAGGATGATGACAGCGCCCGTCACCAGTACTGCCCTGATGGAGATCAGTCATGGTGTGAGTACAAAAGAAATGGTAGTATGGAGGATAAGGCCCACCACCTCGATGGTGTGTTCCTAAACCTCCTGTTACCGACATTCAAGCGACTCAGTGCCGAAGACCTTCTCTTGAAGTGCCTTCCTGGTCATACGCAAAACCAAAATGAGAGCTTCAATGCTCTCATTTGGCAGCGCTGTCCTAAACACCAGTGGAGGGGGCCACGAGCAGTGCAGATTGCAGTGAACCTTGCTTCTCTCGCATTCAACTGCGGTGCTCGAGAAAGTCGCTACAGAGTGTTTGACAAGCTGAACCTGAAGGTAAGTACTCACGTGATCTCATCTGCTCTAGCTAAAGATAGGAAGAGGGTTCAGAGGGCAGAATATGAAGCAGGGGTGGTAgctaaaaagaaaagggaagcACTTAGGAAGCATAGGGCTAGGGTAGAAGAAGAACATCTGGAGCGGGAGGGGGAAACATATGGGGCGGGTGCATTTTAG